One genomic region from Henningerozyma blattae CBS 6284 chromosome 2, complete genome encodes:
- the SHR3 gene encoding Shr3p (similar to Saccharomyces cerevisiae SHR3 (YDL212W); ancestral locus Anc_2.77) translates to MWPYKVFCTVGTSLILISSSFMIGLFFAFQAYDFNLLFNKSATQEQFQLALEHYQRLNDIPRNLIIVICFIYSLGLIGSVIRIYKPNPDLTYFEYASLALYVLGMCVFLTNIRTGIECTITGNWGEVTENQGLQVIASSNIILIVLFLGVLVLQAALWYTEYDLEVRLKAFYEREAAAQRAKYAKRAEDGDGNKSKPQKKDTEPSQNTSATTSGSKQNTSSTTKAD, encoded by the coding sequence atgtgGCCATATAAAGTTTTCTGTACAGTGGGTACCTCacttattttaatatcttcatcttttaTGATTGGTTTATTCTTTGCATTCCAAGCTTATGATTTTaatctattatttaataaaagtgCAACTCAAgaacaatttcaattggCTTTGGAACATTATCAACGTTTAAACGATATTCCTcgtaatttaattattgttatttgtttcatttaTAGTTTAGGTTTAATCGGTAGTGTCATCAGAATTTATAAACCAAACCCAGACTTGACCTATTTTGAATATGCCTCCTTGGCCTTATATGTTCTAGGTATGTGTGTTTTCCTCACCAATATCAGAACCGGTATTGAATGCACTATTACTGGCAATTGGGGTGAAGTAACCGAAAACCAAGGTTTACAAGTTATTGCATCaagtaatattattctaATTGTCCTATTTTTAGGTGTTTTAGTCTTACAAGCTGCTTTATGGTATACTGAATATGATTTAGAAGTTAGATTAAAGGCATTCTATGAAAGAGAAGCAGCAGCTCAAAGAGCAAAATATGCAAAGAGAGCAGAAGATGGTGACGGTAATAAATCGAAACCTCAAAAGAAAGATACCGAACCATCTCAGAATACCTCTGCAACTACTAGCGGTTCTAAACAAAATACTTCTTCAACTACTAAAGCTGACTaa
- the RPS3 gene encoding 40S ribosomal protein uS3 (similar to Saccharomyces cerevisiae RPS3 (YNL178W); ancestral locus Anc_2.76), with protein sequence MSEAQAPKVVVPISKKRKLVADGVFYAELNEFFTRELAEEGYSGVEVRVTPTKTEIIIRATRTQEVLGENGRRINELTLLVQKRFKYKAGSVVLYAERIQDRGLSAVAQAESMKFKLLNGLAIRRAAYGVVRYVMESGAKGCEVVVSGKLRAARAKAMKFADGFLIHSGQPVNDFIDTATRHVLMRQGVLGIKVKIMRDPARARFGPRSLPDAVKIVEPKEEETIVAPSVKDYRPAEPASEAEEAVEA encoded by the coding sequence ATGTCTGAAGCTCAAGCTCCAAAGGTCGTTGTTCCAATCTCCAAGAAGAGAAAGTTAGTTGCCGACGGTGTCTTCTACGCCGAATTAAACGAATTCTTCACCAGAGAATTGGCTGAAGAAGGTTACTCTGGTGTTGAAGTTAGAGTTACCCCAACCAAGACCgaaattatcattagagCCACCAGAACCCAAGAAGTTTTAGGTGAAAATGGTAGAAGAATCAACGAATTGACCTTGTTGGTTCAAAAGAGATTCAAGTACAAGGCTGGTTCCGTTGTCTTATACGCTGAAAGAATCCAAGACCGTGGTTTATCCGCTGTTGCTCAAGCTGAATCTATGAAGTTCAAGTTATTGAACGGTTTAGCTATCAGAAGAGCCGCTTACGGTGTTGTCAGATACGTTATGGAATCTGGTGCCAAGGGTTGTGAAGTCGTTGTTTCTGGTAAATTAAGAGCTGCTAGAGCTAAGGCTATGAAATTCGCTGACGGTTTCTTGATCCACTCCGGTCAACCAGTCAACGATTTCATTGACACTGCTACCAGACACGTCTTGATGAGACAAGGTGTTTTGGGTATCAAGGTTAAGATTATGAGAGACCCAGCTAGAGCTAGATTCGGTCCAAGATCCTTACCAGATGCTGTCAAAATCGTTGAACCAAAGGAAGAAGAAACCATTGTTGCTCCATCTGTCAAGGACTACAGACCAGCTGAACCAGCTTCCGAAGCTGAAGAAGCTGTTGAAGCTTAA
- the PBR1 gene encoding putative oxidoreductase (similar to Saccharomyces cerevisiae YNL181W; ancestral locus Anc_2.74), with translation MPLNFLGAVLTEGTSIVPYWKQVKTITPYVLGASAIKYWASGGANKWERNLHGKVYIVTGSTSQGMGTSAILDLARRGAQLILLTRNLDEWTIDWCNDIREQSGNELIYLEECDLSDLLDVRNFATTWLNNSPPRRLDGILVMSGEMEPCLFSKRKSSIDGLELQIATNFAGVFHLLDLMKPSFKAQPPDRDVRIIVTTCLWQSMGRIDVEDPLWQNRKFDGSLKYFATSKLQLSLCMLELQRRLMRSINEEKKGKDTNTLSEHGANVSVTLVQPGIMRSNSLRRIISNGSIILLIFLYCIILYPLLWLFTKSGRRGAENIIYAVMTPELEPVNRTDLEKVKYIVDCEESKLIRKEFQDEELQKHLYDKTASDILELEKAMAKKRPMKKKANYTDNSMKVDKDKVSKERASNTGSSKNSTNIKKTNVSTKGKNQINESNLSQNSSSVRKPKKRLNRRLLINSLTLN, from the coding sequence atgccattgaattttttaggTGCTGTGTTAACTGAAGGTACTAGTATTGTGCCTTATTGGAAACAAGTCAAAACCATCACCCCATATGTTTTAGGTGCATCCGCTATTAAATATTGGGCTAGTGGTGGTGCTAACAAATGGGAACGTAATTTGCATGGGAAAGTGTATATTGTCACTGGTAGTACTTCTCAAGGTATGGGCACTTCAGCAATCCTTGATTTGGCAAGAAGAGGGGCACAGTTGATTCTATTGACAAGAAATTTAGATGAATGGACTATTGATTGGTGTAATGATATTAGAGAGCAATCAGGTAATGAACTAATTTACTTGGAAGAATGCGATTTGAGCGATCTATTGGATGTTCGGAATTTTGCCACCACCTGgttaaataattctccACCAAGAAGATTAGATGGTATTCTAGTTATGTCAGGCGAAATGGAGCCTTGTCTTTTCtctaaaagaaaatcaagTATTGATGGGTTAGAATTACAAATTGCCACAAACTTTGCAGGTGTCTTTCATCTCTTGGATCTAATGAAGCCAAGTTTTAAAGCTCAACCTCCTGATCGTGATGTTCGTATCATTGTAACTACTTGCCTATGGCAAAGTATGGGGCGTATTGATGTAGAAGATCCTTTATGGCAAAATCGAAAATTTGATGGatcattgaaatattttgctACATctaaattacaattatcaTTATGTATGTTAGAATTACAACGTCGATTAATGCGTTctattaatgaagaaaagaagGGTAAAGATACAAATACTTTATCTGAACATGGTGCTAATGTCAGTGTTACATTAGTCCAACCTGGTATAATGAGATCTAATAGCTTACGTCGTATAATAAGTAATGGCTCCATCATATTGTTGatctttttatattgtaTCATCTTATACCCACTCTTATGGTTATTTACCAAGAGTGGTAGACGTGGTgcagaaaatattatttatgcAGTGATGACCCCGGAACTAGAACCAGTTAATAGAACAGATTTAGAGAAGgttaaatatattgttGATTGCGAAGAATCCAAATTAATCCGTAAAGAATTccaagatgaagaattacaaaaacATTTATATGATAAGACTGCTTCAGATATCCTAGAATTAGAGAAAGCTATGGCAAAGAAAAGACCCATGAAGAAGAAGGCAAATTATACAGATAATTCAATGAAAGTGGATAAGGATAAAGTTTCCAAGGAAAGGGCGTCCAATACCGGTTCTTCTAAGAATTCTACTAACATTAAAAAGACTAATGTTAGTACTAAGGGTAAGaatcaaattaatgaaaGTAACCTATCTCaaaattcatcatctgttagaaaaccaaaaaaaaggCTAAATAGAAGGCTTCTTATAAATTCACTTACTctgaattaa
- the IPI3 gene encoding chromatin-binding/pre-rRNA-processing protein IPI3 (similar to Saccharomyces cerevisiae IPI3 (YNL182C); ancestral locus Anc_2.73), which yields MEEIIFTTGNSGSVSSFQSREQSSLSQSNAVGPNAMVRLPNGSLLVAQSNKALINVYNLNGSNMKRESIHQRLPIPEKIISMNIVKHLNDSTIELPYLLLCGTNSGTLYIWELSSGCLLQAKQMAHYQGIIKIDSMDHGRYIITGGKDGRIIIWDTVELVSGNEDIKPLIILHDHTLPITDFVLSKTYGDYLSSSGSKLITSSQDSTIRCYSLNKTQTGQLKGQLICTFSNTKPIKTMVLDHADRCLYYGTNDGVFSLPLFYRIDKQTIIDILGTNNTGTSKGKIFTLIKESNDTTRSKLYSMSQILIESIYGTGIELIELSMDGSILIIGGSEGTVSILEIYSKQIIRNIQSIINVSDSSSDANNGVNNLMVQVVEPNAIKVGETHHTNTQRDWKIPTLQRAVYDRKGAHDVWVQLNDRPNPEEQTFEKYMDEIADQSKVFTQLGSVISEVKVTGSEDSTDTSTTPVTAAEIVQLKANLKSLTEAYGELRNMHEQLFQEHQTLLDQNNASK from the coding sequence ATggaagaaataatatttactACCGGGAATTCAGGATCTGTTTCCAGTTTCCAATCCCGAGAACAGTCTTCTTTATCCCAAAGTAATGCTGTTGGTCCCAATGCCATGGTTCGTTTGCCAAACGGATCCTTATTGGTTGCCCAATCTAATAAGGCGTTAATTAATGTGTACAATTTGAATGGATCTAATATGAAAAGGGAATCTATTCATCAAAGATTACCAATTCCtgaaaaaatcatttcAATGAATATTGTCAAACATTTGAATGATAGTACTATTGAACTaccatatttattattatgtgGTACAAATAGTGGTACTTTATATATCTGGGAATTATCTAGTGGCTGTTTATTACAAGCAAAACAGATGGCTCATTACCAAggtattataaaaattgataGTATGGATCATGGTAGATATATCATCACTGGTGGTAAAGATGGTAGAATTATAATTTGGGATACTGTAGAGTTAGTTTCTGGCAATGAAGATATCAAACCATTGATCATTTTACACGATCATACATTACCAATAACAGATTTTGTTCTGTCCAAGACATACGGCGATTATTTATCATCTTCAGGAAGTAAATTAATTACAAGTTCTCAAGATAGTACTATTCGTTGTTATAGTTTAAACAAAACTCAAACAGGCCAATTAAAAGGTCAATTGATTTGTACTTTTTCCAATACAAAGCCTATCAAAACTATGGTATTAGATCATGCTGACAGATGCTTATATTATGGTACCAACGACGGGGTCTTCTCTTTACCGTTATTCTATCGTATTGACAAACAAACgataattgatattttaggTACGAATAACACTGGAACTTCCAAGGGTAAGATTTTTACCTTAATTAAAGAGTCTAATGATACTACGAGAAGTAAATTGTATAGTATGTCCCAAATATTGATAGAGTCTATTTATGGTACTGgtattgaattaattgaattatcaatGGACGGAAGcatattaattattggtGGCTCTGAAGGTACCGTAAGTATCTTGGAGATTTATTCCAAACAGATCATTAGAAACATTCAGAGCATTATCAATGTATCagattcttcttctgaCGCTAATAATGGCGTCAACAATTTGATGGTCCAAGTTGTGGAACCCAATGCCATTAAGGTTGGAGAAACTCATCATACTAATACCCAAAGAGATTGGAAAATACCTACTTTACAAAGAGCTGTATATGATAGAAAGGGAGCCCATGATGTCTGGGTTCAATTGAACGATAGACCAAATCCCGAAGAACaaacttttgaaaaatacatGGATGAAATTGCTGATCAAAGCAAAGTGTTTACACAACTTGGTAGTGTAATCAGTGAAGTCAAAGTTACTGGTTCTGAAGACTCTACAGATACTTCCACCACACCGGTCACTGCCGCAGAAATTGTCCAGTTGAAGGCAAATCTCAAAAGCTTAACTGAAGCCTACGGTGAACTAAGAAACATGCACGAGCAGTTATTCCAGGAGCACCAAACCCTTCTCGACCAGAATAACGCCTCTAAATAG